The stretch of DNA TATATAAGTAATTGAGTATCCCTTCTGCATCAGCGTCCTTCTTCAAATCGATGACGATTCGTAAGCCAGTACGATCTGTTTCGTCCCTCACTTCAGCAATGCCTTCTACTTTTTTATCTATTCTAAGTTCGTCAATCTTACGCACGAGATTAGCTTTGACTACCTCATACGGGATTTCCGTGATGACGATCTGTTCCCGTCCCCCACGCATGACGTCAAAGCTCGATTTTGCTCTGACGACCACTTTTCCTTTACCCGTCTCGTAAGCTTGCTTGATTCCGTCAATCCCTTGAACAATCCCGCCTGTTGGGAAGTCTGGGCCTTTTAACACTGTCATTAACTCATCAACGGATACCTCGGACTGTTCGAGGTACATGATCACCGCATCAATGACTTCAATTAAGTTGTGTGGCGGTATATCAGTGGCATACCCAGACGATATACCGGTTGAACCGTTCACAAGTAAATGCGGAAATCTAGACGGCAATACGGTAGGTTCTTGATCGGAATCATCAAAGTTCGGTGCAAAAGTCACTGTTTGTTTGTCTATGTCTCTTAAGAGTTCAGATGCTAGGGGCGATAGACGCGCTTCTGTATATCTCATCGCCGCTTGTGGGTCCCCGTCAATGCTACCATTATTGCCGTGCATTTCTACGAGTCGTTTACGTACTTTCCACTCTTGTGACATACGCACGAGTGCATCGTACACTGACGTATCGCCGTGTGGATGGTAATTCCCGATCACAGTTCCGACCGTTTTAGCGGATTTACGAAACGGTTTGTCCGCTGTGTTCCCTTCCTGGTGCATGGCGTACAAGATGCGACGTTGTACCGGCTTTAATCCGTCTCTCGCATCAGGTAAAGCACGCTCCTGAATGATATATTTAGAGTATCGACCGAAGCGGTCCCCCATGACTTCTTCAAAGGGTAAATCTAAGATTTTATCGATCAGTGCCAATCTCATTATCCTCCTTTAGAAGAACGTCTTGACCTTCATTATCTTCTAATGTGAAGGCAACGTTACGTTCAATCCATTTCCTTCTTGGCTCAACCTTATCGCCCATAAGCACTGACACTCTTCGTTCAGCACGTGCAGCGTCATCCACCGTCACACGAATGAGTGCTCTGGATTCTGGATTCATGGTTGTCTCCCACAATTGGTCTGCGTTCATCTCACCTAGACCTTTATAGCGCTGTATGGTATACCCTTTTCCGACTTTCTTAATCGCCTTTTTCATTTCATCTTCATCCCACGCGTATTCCACTTTCGCCTTCTTACCTGTCCCTTTACTAATTTTATATAGAGGGGGTAAAGCGATGTAAACTTTATTCGCTTCAACGAGTGGTCGCATGTAACGATAGAAGAAGGTGAGCAGGAGTACTTGTATATGCGCACCGTCTGTATCCGCATCTGTCATAATGATGACCTTATCATAATTGCAATCTTCTAAATTAAAATCTGAACCAACACCAGCACCAATCGTGTAAATAATGGTCCGGATTTCTTCGTTTTTCATGATATCTTCTAGCTTCGCTTTTTCTGTGTTAACGACCTTGCCTCGTAGTGGGAGGATCGCTTGGAAGGTACGGTCTCGCCCTTGCTTGGCTGATCCCCCAGCGGAGTCCCCCTCTACCAAGAACAGTTCATTGCGGTCCGGATTTTTGGATTGTGCGGGGGTCAACTTCCCACTGAGCATCGCTTCTTTTCGTTTACTCTTCTTGCCCGTTCTTGCTTCTTCTCTCGCTTTTCGAGCAGCCTCTCTCGCTTGAGCCGATTTGATCGATTTTCGAACGAGCATGGTGGCGGTGTCCGGGTTTTCTTCTAGGAATGTGGCCAAACGTTCAGCCACAAACGTATCCACCGCAGATCTCGCTTCCGGCGTCCCGAGTTTCCCTTTTGTTTGCCCCTCGAATTGTAATTTTTCCTCTGGGATACGAACTGAGATAATCGCTGTTAACCCCTCGCGGACATCGGCGCCCTCTAAATTCTTGTCTTTTTCCTTAAGCAACCCGGTCTTTCGAGCATACTCGTTCATCACCCGAGTCATCGCCGTCTTGTAACCTGCTTCGTGTGTCCCTCCATCTTTTGTCCGAACGTGGTTTACGAAGGATAATATTTGCTCAGAATAGCCGTCATTAAACTGCATAGCGATCTCTATCGGAATGTCTTGCTGCTCTCCCATAAAAGTCATGACAGGGTGGAACGACGTCTTCTCTTCATTTAAGTACTCTACAAAAGCCTCTATACCACTCTCGTAGTGGAAGGTTTCCTGTTGTTCCTTTCCCTCTCTTAAATCTTGGACTTCGATCGTCAGTCCTCTCAATAGAAAGGCAGCCTCTCGAGCACGCTCAGCTAAAATATCATAGTTAAAGCCCGTTGTTGAAAATACTGTGCTGTCTGGTTTGAAATGAACAATGGTGCCAGTTTTACGTGTGTTACCTGTCTCTTCGAGGTCCGTTACCGGTTTTCCTCCGTTTTCAAATCTCTGGCGATACGTTTTCCCTTGTCTGTGAATCGTCACTTCTACCCATTCGGAAAGCGCATTAACCACGGAAGCCCCTACGCCATGCAGTCCACCCGAGGTTTTATAACCGCCTTGTCCAAACTTACCTCCCGCATGAAGCACGGTGAAAATGACCTCAGGTGTCGGTCGCCCGGAGGCGTGCATACCAGTCGGCATACCTCGTCCAACGTCTTTTACACTCACACTGCCATCCTTATGTATCGTTAAGGTAATGAGCTCACCATGTCCTGCTAACGCCTCATCTACAGCGTTGTCCATTATTTCAAAAACAAGATGGTGTAACCCTCTTGAATCAGTACTTCCTATGTACATTCCGGGTCTCTTTCGAACGGCGTCCAACCCTTCTAATACCTGAATCGATTCTTCATTGTATTCATAAGATAATTGATCGGTCAAGGACGTCTTCCCCCCTTCTTTTAGTACCGTTACGAACATACGTTTTTATATATTTTACACGCTCGTATGAAAATAAACAAGCGCTTGTCCATAACGGAACGAAAAGCCTTGAGAACACAACGTTTCAAGGCTTTTCGCTTCAGTCCTATGTTAGCTTTATTTCTGTTTCAGCGCAACACCCAGTACGTTCGGACCTGCATGTGTTCCGATTGTACTTCCTAACTTATAGTAGTGCACTTCTTCAAACGTGTCTAGGTCTAAAACGTTCGCTACTTCTTTTCTGGCGTCATCCTCATTTGTATAACCGTGAACGATAAAAGCGATATCAGTTTCATAGTCTGACAAGGAGCCAATATACTCCCCTAACTGACGCAAGCCTCGTTTTCTGCCTCTAGACTTGTCGAGCATGTTCACTTTTCCATTATCGACGGTGACAATCGGCTTA from Caldalkalibacillus salinus encodes:
- the parE gene encoding DNA topoisomerase IV subunit B; translated protein: MTDQLSYEYNEESIQVLEGLDAVRKRPGMYIGSTDSRGLHHLVFEIMDNAVDEALAGHGELITLTIHKDGSVSVKDVGRGMPTGMHASGRPTPEVIFTVLHAGGKFGQGGYKTSGGLHGVGASVVNALSEWVEVTIHRQGKTYRQRFENGGKPVTDLEETGNTRKTGTIVHFKPDSTVFSTTGFNYDILAERAREAAFLLRGLTIEVQDLREGKEQQETFHYESGIEAFVEYLNEEKTSFHPVMTFMGEQQDIPIEIAMQFNDGYSEQILSFVNHVRTKDGGTHEAGYKTAMTRVMNEYARKTGLLKEKDKNLEGADVREGLTAIISVRIPEEKLQFEGQTKGKLGTPEARSAVDTFVAERLATFLEENPDTATMLVRKSIKSAQAREAARKAREEARTGKKSKRKEAMLSGKLTPAQSKNPDRNELFLVEGDSAGGSAKQGRDRTFQAILPLRGKVVNTEKAKLEDIMKNEEIRTIIYTIGAGVGSDFNLEDCNYDKVIIMTDADTDGAHIQVLLLTFFYRYMRPLVEANKVYIALPPLYKISKGTGKKAKVEYAWDEDEMKKAIKKVGKGYTIQRYKGLGEMNADQLWETTMNPESRALIRVTVDDAARAERRVSVLMGDKVEPRRKWIERNVAFTLEDNEGQDVLLKEDNEIGTDR